In a genomic window of Scomber japonicus isolate fScoJap1 chromosome 17, fScoJap1.pri, whole genome shotgun sequence:
- the ezrb gene encoding ezrin b isoform X2, translated as MPKAVNVRVTTMDAELEFAVQPSTTGKQLFDQVVKTIGFPWSEIRNISFNDKKFIIKPIDKKSPDFVFYAPRLRINKRILQLCMGNHELYMRRRKPDTIEVQQMKAQAREEKQQKQMERAQLENEKKKREAIEKEKEQMEREKQELMMRLYQFEEKTKKAEKDLQDQLQRAMMLEQERRRAEEEAARLEAERQAALLAKEELARHAEDQKKSQEQLAAELEEHSAKIALLEDAKRRKEEEAETWQLRAMEAQDDLVKTKEELHNVMAAPAPPLPLPPPPPMYDQLDDNSDSEENTSTHSADLQTEGINDHRNEEDRLTEAEKNERVQKQLKALTSELAQARDESKNTQNDLLHCENVRAGRDKYKTLRQIRQGNTKQRIDEFEAL; from the exons ATCGGCTTCCCCTGGAGTGAGATTAGAAACATTTCCTTCAACGACAAAAAGTTCATTATCAAGCCTATTGATAAAAAATCCCCG gaCTTTGTGTTTTATGCCCCGAGGCTGCGCATAAACAAGCGCATCCTGCAGCTGTGCATGGGCAACCACGAGCTCTACATGCGTCGGCGCAAGCCAGACACGATCGAGGTGCAGCAGATGAAGGCCCAGgccagagaggagaaacagcagaaacagatgGAGAG GGCCCAGCTGGAGaacgagaagaagaagagggaggccattgagaaagagaaggaacaGATGGAGCGAGAGAAGCAGGAGCTGATGATGAGGCTCTACCAGTTCGAGGAGAAGACCAAAAAGGCGGAGAAAG ATCTGCAGGACCAGCTCCAGAGAGCCATGATGCTGGAGCAGGAGCGGAGGAGAGCCGAGGAGGAGGCAGCTCGTTTGGAGGCAGAGCGTCAGGCTGCCCTGCTGGCTAAAGAGGAGCTGGCTCGCCATGCTGAGGACCAGAAGAAGAGTCAGGAGCAGCTG GCTGCAGAGCTGGAAGAGCACTCGGCCAAGATTGCCCTGCTGGAGGATGCCAAGAGAcgcaaggaggaggaggccgaAACTTGGCAGCTCAGG GCCATGGAGGCCCAGGACGATCTGGTGAAGACCAAGGAGGAGCTGCATAATGTGATGGCAGCGCCTGCACCACCTCTACCTTtacctccccctcccccaatGTACGACCAACTCGACGACAACAGCGACAGCGAGGAGAACACCAGCACACACAGTGCCGACCTGCAGACTGAAGGCATCAACGACCACCGTAATGAAGAGGATCGTCTGACTGAGGCTGAGAAGAACGAGCGCGTCCAGAAACAGCTGAAG gcCCTGACCTCAGAGCTGGCTCAGGCACGTGACGAATCCAAGAACACCCAGAACGACCTTCTTCACTGTGAGAACGTCCGGGCTGGCCGAGACAAATACAAGACCCTGCGACAGATCAGGCAGGGCAACACTAAGCAGAGGATCGACGAGTTCGAAGCTTTATAA